A genomic window from Leptolyngbya sp. BL0902 includes:
- a CDS encoding D-alanyl-D-alanine carboxypeptidase — protein MVVRLNRLFSMVPLVASPLGLLAVLLGSGESQPLQPTGLQNQTLVAEWRSPWIVGLTPDPAIDQILAQYLAGLERQGWSRPHQGIWIQAQDSAIAQHQGQVPMPAASLTKLATTLAALKYWPLDHRFDTLVGMHGTLENGVLTGDLVVQGSGDPLFVWEEGIVLANHLQALGVQRVTGDLVIVDAFTMNFSEDPNASAEQLKQVMHTNSWNGAIRAAHGNLEANTAQPSLTIQGRVRRIPATALPPDTTWLVRHQSLPLVAILKAMNIYSNNVMSDQVAALVGGARVVKETASTMADLPVGELSLINGSGLGVDNKMSARAAVALTVALQREMERQGYSVADVLPVAGEDAGTLIGRRIPATAAVKTGTLAEVSALAGMVPTADKGPVWFAIINRGWAISDLRVQQDQLIQAIQAHWGAATVPDAMITKVRMQTENYRYGDPRRNVAP, from the coding sequence ATGGTTGTACGCCTAAATCGCCTGTTTTCCATGGTTCCCCTGGTAGCTTCTCCCCTGGGGCTGCTGGCTGTGCTGCTCGGATCGGGGGAATCCCAGCCCCTCCAGCCCACGGGGTTGCAGAACCAAACCCTCGTGGCAGAATGGCGTTCCCCCTGGATCGTCGGGCTTACCCCCGACCCGGCCATTGACCAAATCCTCGCCCAATACCTGGCAGGGCTAGAGCGGCAGGGGTGGTCTCGGCCCCATCAGGGCATCTGGATTCAGGCCCAGGACAGCGCCATTGCCCAGCACCAGGGCCAAGTGCCCATGCCAGCGGCCTCCCTCACTAAGCTAGCCACCACCCTAGCGGCGCTGAAGTATTGGCCCCTCGACCATCGCTTTGACACCCTGGTGGGGATGCACGGCACCCTGGAAAACGGCGTCCTGACGGGCGACTTGGTGGTGCAGGGCAGCGGCGATCCGCTGTTTGTGTGGGAGGAGGGCATTGTTCTGGCCAACCACCTTCAGGCCCTGGGGGTGCAGCGGGTGACGGGGGACTTGGTGATTGTCGATGCCTTCACCATGAATTTTTCGGAGGATCCCAATGCCTCGGCGGAGCAGCTTAAGCAGGTAATGCACACCAACAGTTGGAACGGTGCCATTCGTGCCGCCCACGGCAACCTAGAAGCCAACACCGCCCAGCCCAGCCTGACGATTCAAGGCCGAGTTCGCCGCATTCCCGCCACTGCCCTGCCGCCGGACACCACCTGGCTGGTGCGTCACCAGTCCTTGCCCCTGGTAGCCATCCTCAAGGCCATGAACATCTACAGCAATAACGTCATGTCTGACCAGGTCGCGGCCCTGGTGGGCGGAGCACGGGTGGTGAAGGAAACCGCCTCCACCATGGCTGATCTGCCCGTCGGAGAACTAAGCCTGATCAATGGTTCGGGCCTGGGAGTTGACAACAAAATGTCGGCCCGCGCTGCCGTGGCCCTCACCGTGGCCCTCCAGCGGGAGATGGAACGCCAGGGCTATTCGGTGGCTGATGTTCTGCCCGTGGCTGGGGAAGATGCAGGTACCCTAATCGGTCGCCGCATCCCGGCCACCGCCGCCGTAAAAACGGGCACCCTAGCGGAGGTCAGCGCCCTCGCTGGCATGGTGCCTACCGCCGACAAAGGCCCGGTGTGGTTTGCCATCATTAACCGGGGCTGGGCCATTTCCGACCTTCGCGTGCAGCAAGATCAGCTCATCCAAGCCATTCAGGCCCACTGGGGTGCCGCTACCGTCCCCGATGCCATGATCACCAAGGTCAGGATGCAGACCGAAAACTACCGCTACGGCGACCCCCGCCGCAACGTAGCTCCCTAA
- a CDS encoding CPP1-like family protein — MSDQNSYELLGLTEASTFEEIQAARDRLIESCGDEPQQKANIEAAYDAILMERLRLRQEGKIKVPDRIRFAENNPEPAPAAKSPPSLPRPDWLSSLVDTPSRDDILWPAVTFAGLALLGFAAPSLSLAVALGASVYFLNRKENKFWRSFLLTIVGLAVGLGLGLTVGQLLIPQGLQAAWASPDAIAAAISCLALWVVSSFLR, encoded by the coding sequence ATGAGTGATCAAAATTCCTACGAACTACTAGGACTAACCGAAGCGTCTACCTTCGAGGAAATTCAGGCGGCGAGGGATCGTCTGATCGAGTCCTGTGGTGATGAGCCTCAGCAAAAGGCCAACATCGAAGCCGCCTACGACGCCATTCTAATGGAGCGGCTGCGGCTGCGCCAGGAAGGCAAAATTAAAGTCCCCGACCGCATCCGATTTGCAGAAAATAATCCAGAGCCCGCCCCCGCCGCCAAGTCCCCTCCCTCCTTACCCCGCCCCGACTGGCTCTCTAGCCTGGTAGATACCCCCAGCCGAGACGATATTCTCTGGCCCGCCGTTACCTTTGCCGGACTGGCCCTGCTAGGCTTTGCCGCACCGTCTCTATCCCTGGCGGTGGCCCTAGGCGCGTCGGTCTATTTCCTCAACCGCAAGGAAAACAAATTCTGGCGCTCCTTTCTGCTGACCATTGTGGGCTTGGCCGTGGGCTTGGGTCTGGGCCTCACGGTGGGCCAATTACTGATTCCCCAAGGGCTGCAAGCCGCCTGGGCTAGCCCCGACGCCATCGCTGCCGCCATCAGTTGTTTAGCCCTCTGGGTAGTCAGCAGTTTCCTGCGCTAG
- the arsC gene encoding arsenate reductase, glutathione/glutaredoxin type produces the protein MKRVMFVCKKNSARSQMAEGFAKTLGAGKIEVVSSGLEASSVRPEAIAAMAEVGIDISEHTSNALAEFSPEDFDAVISLCGCGVNLPPDWLMREYFDDWQLDDPAEQPEIFPRVRDDIQERVTTLLAKLAPDPA, from the coding sequence ATGAAGCGTGTGATGTTTGTGTGTAAGAAAAATTCTGCCCGATCCCAAATGGCCGAAGGCTTTGCCAAAACCCTGGGAGCCGGAAAAATTGAGGTGGTTAGCTCTGGGCTAGAGGCCAGTTCTGTCCGACCAGAGGCCATTGCTGCCATGGCTGAGGTGGGCATTGACATTAGTGAACACACCTCCAACGCCCTGGCTGAATTTAGCCCAGAGGACTTTGATGCGGTGATTTCCCTCTGCGGCTGCGGGGTAAACTTGCCCCCCGATTGGCTGATGCGCGAGTATTTCGATGATTGGCAGCTCGATGACCCCGCTGAGCAACCGGAGATTTTTCCCCGCGTGCGCGACGACATTCAAGAACGGGTCACGACCCTGTTGGCTAAGCTGGCCCCTGACCCGGCATGA
- the fbp gene encoding class 1 fructose-bisphosphatase gives MTDMTDYQPTDATFAVDRDCKTLSRHVLEQLQSFSPDAQDLSALMNRIALAGKLIARHLSRAGLMESVLGFTGETNVQGEAVKKMDVYANNVFISVFKQSGLVCRLASEEMEHPYYIPENCPIGRYTLLYDPIDGSSNIDIDLNIGSIFSIRRQTGDDLDQSAQDLLQDGHQQLAAGYILYGPSTVLVYTLGQGVHAFTLDPSLGEFILAAENIQVPNHGPTYSVNEGNFWQWDDAIRDFTRYVHRHEGYSARYSGALVADFHRILLQGGVFLYPGSTKSPEGKLRLLYESAPLAMLIEQAGGKASTGTERILDVVPTELHQRTPLIIGSTEDVVLVESFIHDHSRRQSRDQA, from the coding sequence ATGACGGACATGACGGACTATCAACCCACCGACGCTACTTTTGCGGTGGATCGTGACTGCAAAACCCTGTCGCGCCACGTCCTCGAACAGTTGCAAAGCTTTAGCCCCGATGCCCAGGACTTGAGCGCCCTGATGAACCGTATCGCCCTAGCCGGGAAGCTGATTGCTCGCCACCTCAGCCGAGCTGGGTTGATGGAGTCAGTACTGGGCTTTACGGGGGAAACCAACGTCCAGGGCGAGGCCGTCAAAAAGATGGATGTCTACGCCAACAACGTCTTTATCTCGGTCTTCAAACAAAGCGGTTTGGTTTGTCGGCTGGCGTCGGAGGAAATGGAGCACCCCTACTATATTCCCGAAAACTGCCCCATTGGCCGCTATACCCTGCTCTACGACCCCATTGACGGATCCTCGAATATCGATATTGATCTCAACATTGGGTCGATTTTTTCTATCCGTCGCCAAACCGGAGACGACCTCGATCAATCGGCTCAGGACTTGTTGCAGGATGGCCACCAACAACTGGCGGCGGGCTACATTCTCTACGGCCCCAGCACCGTGCTGGTATATACCCTCGGCCAGGGTGTCCATGCCTTCACCCTAGATCCCAGCCTGGGGGAGTTTATCCTCGCTGCCGAAAATATTCAGGTGCCCAACCACGGCCCTACCTACAGCGTCAATGAGGGCAACTTTTGGCAGTGGGACGACGCCATCCGCGACTTCACCCGCTACGTCCATCGCCATGAGGGCTATTCTGCCCGCTATAGTGGGGCGCTGGTGGCCGATTTTCACCGGATTTTGCTCCAGGGCGGCGTGTTCCTCTACCCTGGATCTACCAAAAGCCCGGAGGGAAAACTACGGCTACTCTACGAAAGTGCGCCCCTGGCCATGCTGATCGAGCAGGCCGGAGGCAAGGCTAGCACAGGCACTGAGCGCATCCTGGATGTTGTTCCTACAGAACTCCACCAGCGCACCCCCCTCATCATCGGCAGTACCGAAGATGTGGTGCTGGTCGAGTCCTTCATCCACGACCACAGCCGTCGCCAAAGCCGCGACCAAGCCTAG